The Urbifossiella limnaea nucleotide sequence CGGCGGAGAATGTCGGGTTCGGGCCGGTCTCATTGCCGCGACCGGCGGCGGCCCCGGTCTCGCCGAAGACGCCGTCGCCGTCCAGATCCCACGTGTAGGTGAGCGTGTCGCGTGTGTCTGGGTCGCTGCTGCCGGAGCCGTCGAGCGTGATGAAACTGCCTTCCGCGACGGAATACGGACCCCCAGGAGCGGCGACGGGGGACTCGTTAATTCGCCACAACTCGATCCCTTTCACCCCGAAGGCTCTGAAGAAGAGCGTGGTCCCCACGACCGTCATGTTGAAGGGGCTCGAGGAGGTTGAGCCGGGAAAGATGTCCTGAACAAGGACTGTGCCGGCTTCCGTCCCGTCACTCTGCCACAATTCAACGCCGCTCACGCCATCATTGGCTTGGAAGAAGAGCGTGGTCCCCACGACCGCCAATATGGAGGGAACAGAATTGGTGCCACTGGGTTGGATGTCCTTGAGCATCACGGTCCCGGCCGCCGTCCCGTCACTCTTCCACAGCTCGGACCCTTGGCCGTCGTTGGCGGCGAAGAAGAGCGTCGTCCCCACGACCGTCATGCTCGAGAAACTGGAGTCGTTGGCACCGGGTCGGATGTCCTTGAGCATCACGGTTCCGGCCGCCGTCCCGTCACTCTTCCACAGCTCGAACCCATTCACCCCGTCAGTGGCGTTGAAGAAGAGCGTGGTCCCCGCAACCGTCATGTTGGAGGGAAGGGAGCGGTTGGCACCGGGTCGGATGTCCTTGACCATCACGGTCCCGGCCGCCGTCCCGTCGCTCTTCCACAACTCGATTCCGTTCACGCCATCGTCGGCTCTGAAGAAGAGCGTCGTCCCCACGACCGTCATGCCTTCGAGGGACGAGGAGTTTGAGCCGGGTCGGATGTCCTTGACCATCACGGTTCCGGCTGTTGAGCCGTCGCTCTTCCACAGTTCGAACCCGTTCACCCCGTTAGTGGCGAGGAAGAAGAGTGTCGTCCCCACAACCGTCACGCTGCCGGGGAACGAGGAGTTTGAGCCGGGTAGGATGTCCTTGACCATCACGGTCCCGGCTGTGGTGCCGTCGCTCTTCCACAGCTCGTCTCCGTTCACCCCGTTGTTGGCGTTGAGGAAGATCGTCGTCCCCACGACCGCCCGTATGAAGAGGCTCGAACCGTTTGAGCCGGGTCGGATGTCCTTGACCATCACGGTGCTGGCCGCCGTCCCGTCGCTCTTCCACAACTCGAATCCGTTCACACCGTCGTCGGCTCCGAAGAAGAGCGTCGTCCCCACGACCGTCAAGATGGAGGAACCGGCAGAGCCAACGAAGGCTTTGACCATCACGGTCCCAGCTGCGGTACCGTCGCTCTTCCACAGCTGGCGGGGCCCGTTCAAATTGACGAAGAAGTAGAGCGTCGTCCCGATGACCGTCATCCCACCGGGCTGGGAAGAGAGGGCTCCTGGTGCGATGTCCTTGACCATCACGGTTCCGGCCGCCGTCCCGTCGCTTTGCCACAACTCCGTCCCGTTCACCCCGTCGTCGGCGCTGAAGAAGAGCGCACCACCCATAGCGACAGGCGAACTAGGTGACGAGCTAAACGTCCTGAGGCCGATGTCTTTGACCATGTAAGTGCCGGCCGCCGTGCCATCGCTCCGCCACAACTCCCGACCTTCGGGCTGCACGAATGGGCTAAAGAGCAAGACCGTCTCACCGAGGGCCGTGAAGAAACTCGGTCCTGAACTCCCAGAACCTGGGACAATGTCCGCCACTAGGACTGTACCGGCCTCCGTCCCATCACTCTTCCACAGCTCGGCCCCGCTCACGCCATCATTGGCTGTGAAGAAGAGCGTCGTGCCTACGACCGTCATATTGGAGGGGACATAATTGTAGCCACTGGGTTGGATGTCCTTTACCATCACGGTTCCGGCCGCCGTCCCGTCGCTCTTCCAGAGTTCACGCCCGTTCACACCGTCGGCGAAGAAGAAGAGCGTCGTGCCCACGACCGTCAGGTTGTAGGGCTGGGAAGAGTAGGCACCGGGCCCGATGTCCTTGACCATCACGGTCCCGGCTGCGGTCCCGTCGCTCTTCCACAGCTCGTTCCCGTTCACCCCGTCGTCGGCTCCGATGAAGAGCGTCGTGCCCACGACCGTCATGTGCTGGGTACCGGAATCGTTGGCACCGGGTCGGATGTCCTTGACCATCACGGTCCCGGCCGCCGTCCCGTCACTCTTCCACAGCTCGGTCCCGTACACGCCATCATTGGCGAAGAAGAAGAGCGTCGTCCCCACAACCGACATTCTGTCGGGATTCGAAGGGTTGGCACCGGGTCGGATGTCCTTGACCATCATGGTCCCGGCCGCCGTCCCGTCACTCTTCCACAGCTCGTCCCCGTTCGCCCCGTCAGTGGCTCTGAAGAAGAGCGTGCTGCCCACGGCCGTCAAGCTTTTCGGGTACGAACCGACGGTGGACCCCGGGTTGATGTCCTTGACCATCACGGTCCCTTCGGCTGTGCCGTCGCTCTTCCACAGCTCCATGTTGCCTGTGGACGATTGCGCAGGGAAGAACAAAGTACTGCCCACGGCCGTCCACTGGGGGGGGAGGTCCTGGAAGGGTTGAACCCCGCTGGAATTGACATTGTTGTTGATATCCTTGACGAGGACGGTTCCCTCGGCCGTGCCGTCGCTTTTCCACAACTCGTTATTGTGGACGCCATCGTTCGCAAGAAAATACAGCGTACCGCCCACGGCAGTCAGGCGTTGTGGTGTGGAGGAGGAACCTCCGGGCCAGATGTCCTTGACGAGGACGGTCCCTTCGGCTGTGCCGTCGCTCTTCCACAGCTCTATGCCGGTTATCCCGCCGTCGGCCGGAAAGTAGACGGTCCCGCCGACGTTCACCATCGACACTTCGATGGGTCCAATGTTGAGGGCTCCGATGCCGAGCGCGTTGATGTCCTTGACGAGCGCGACCGAAGTGGGCACCACCCGGTCTTCCAGGGCCTCGACGCGCAACTGCGACCGTTTGAGCGATGTCGGATGCTGAGAGCGGCGGCCCTGACGAGACGTGTCTTGGCGCAGGCCGGGGAGGCGGGTGAACAGGTTGCGAAACATCGGGCGACTCCGACAGGGGAATTCACGAGACTGCAACACTTCGGGCACGAACGCGGTGTGGGCGAGTCACCGCTGGTACGGGTCGTGGACGCGGCCGACGGCCGTCCAGGGCACGTCCGCGGCGGCCCCAACCGGGCGGGCGTAGATCGGCCCCGGACCTCGGCCGTACGCCAGCAGGCGAGTGCCGTCCGCGACCAGCCAAAGACACCCGGCCGGCCACGGGCCGGCCGGAACCCATGCCGCATCGAGCTGGCCCGCGGGCCGCTCGAACAGGCGCTCGACGTCCTTCCCGTATAACGAGTCGCCGACGACCGCGAAGCCAGACGGCTGGACCGGGTGTGTGGTCCGCACCCACCCGGCCGCCGGGTCGGCCAGCGGCCGCGAGTTCAGGCCGTGCGGCTCCATGGCCATGCACAACCGCCCGCCGGCGACGAACAGCTCGCCGGTCGCCCGGTCGCCCGGCCCGAGTGGCGGCTCGTCGCACCGCCTCACCCACGGTGCCGTCGGCTCGGCGAGCGGCCGGGACCGGATCACCCCGCTCTCGAAGCAGAAGACCTGCCCGTCTGCCACGACCGGGAACCAGCCGGGACATTCCCCTGCGTACCGCCACGAGCCGGCCCCGTCCCGGACGTACAGCCCGCCGCCGTCGGCCGACAGGATCATCCCGTCGGGGAAACTTGAGGTTCCCAATCCCCCTGTAGGCAGCAGCACCTCGCCACCCGGCGGGCCAAACAGCTGTCGCAGTTGCTCTGCCTCGGCCCGGTCGTCCTTCGGGAGTCGGTCGAACAGTCGCTCCGTGGCCGCGTACTCCTCTCGCCCGCGGACGACCTCCCGCCCCGCCGCGGACAGAGATGGGAGTTTGATGGCGATGGGCTTCTCCGAGTTCATCCGGTACCAGCCCGTTTGCCCGGCCGGCTGTGAGTCCACCCGAAGCTTGCGCCGAAACACACAGTAGCGTCCGCGCGACACGGCGGCGAGCTGGGTGATCGCCGGGGGCGGCGGCGTCACCCGCAGTTCGACTTCGACCTCCGACCCGAACGCGCGGACGCAGGACACCTCGACGGCGTGCGGCGGGGGGTAGAACTTTTGGAAGATGTCCCGGACGCCCCCGGCGACCTCGTCCCGTGCGATCCGCAGGTTCCGCGCCTGCAGGGTTTCGACCGGCCCGCCCGTCGGGACGGGAGCGGTGTGACGTTCCGCGACCGGCCCGACCCGCTGCGCCTGCCAGGCCACACCGCCGGCCACCCCCGCCGTGAGGACACACGTCACGAGGAAGACTTTGCCCAGCCGCCGCGCCCAGAGGGCCGCGACCGCCGCTCCCGCCCGCCGCGCCCCGCCGACGGTCGCGCCGACCACCAGGCCGGGGAGCAGACCGGCCTTCTCCAACAGCCGCCGCAACTTCTGCCGGGCGCGGTGCAGGCGGACGCGGTAGGAGTTCACGCTCAGCCCGAGCGACGCGGCCGCCTGTGCGTCGCCCTCGGCGTGCTCGGCCGCCCGCAACACCTGCTGTTCCTGCCCCGGCCGCGTGGCGATGAGTTGGCGCAGTCGCTGCTCCAGTTCGCCCACGAGTGCGGCCGCGTCCGGCAAATCGGTCTCGGTCACCCGCCCGCGCCGCTGCCACCACTCGACCCCGACCGCCTGCTGTTGCGACTCACGGGTAACGAGCTTCAGGGCCAGGTTGCGGGCCGTTTGTGCGAGCCAGCCGTCGATGGCGTCGGCCGACCGGATGCCCTCCCGCTGCCGCCACAACTGCACGAAGACTTCCTGGGCCACGTCCTCGACCGCCGCCACCGGCCCCAGCACGCCCCGGCTGACGGCCGCGACGACCGGGAATTTGAGGCAGACCAGCGCGATGTACGCCTCCACGTCGCCGGCGGAGGCGCGCGTCATCAACTCCGCCGCCGACAATTGCCGGTAGGCGAGCGAGATCACCTGCCGGCGGAGAAATTCCGTCGCGTCCATGGCCGTCTGGTTCCCGGGACTGAGTTCCGACTGGCGGGAAAGAATTACAGGGATTCCACCGAGGTGACGTAAGA carries:
- a CDS encoding ELWxxDGT repeat protein, whose translation is MFRNLFTRLPGLRQDTSRQGRRSQHPTSLKRSQLRVEALEDRVVPTSVALVKDINALGIGALNIGPIEVSMVNVGGTVYFPADGGITGIELWKSDGTAEGTVLVKDIWPGGSSSTPQRLTAVGGTLYFLANDGVHNNELWKSDGTAEGTVLVKDINNNVNSSGVQPFQDLPPQWTAVGSTLFFPAQSSTGNMELWKSDGTAEGTVMVKDINPGSTVGSYPKSLTAVGSTLFFRATDGANGDELWKSDGTAAGTMMVKDIRPGANPSNPDRMSVVGTTLFFFANDGVYGTELWKSDGTAAGTVMVKDIRPGANDSGTQHMTVVGTTLFIGADDGVNGNELWKSDGTAAGTVMVKDIGPGAYSSQPYNLTVVGTTLFFFADGVNGRELWKSDGTAAGTVMVKDIQPSGYNYVPSNMTVVGTTLFFTANDGVSGAELWKSDGTEAGTVLVADIVPGSGSSGPSFFTALGETVLLFSPFVQPEGRELWRSDGTAAGTYMVKDIGLRTFSSSPSSPVAMGGALFFSADDGVNGTELWQSDGTAAGTVMVKDIAPGALSSQPGGMTVIGTTLYFFVNLNGPRQLWKSDGTAAGTVMVKAFVGSAGSSILTVVGTTLFFGADDGVNGFELWKSDGTAASTVMVKDIRPGSNGSSLFIRAVVGTTIFLNANNGVNGDELWKSDGTTAGTVMVKDILPGSNSSFPGSVTVVGTTLFFLATNGVNGFELWKSDGSTAGTVMVKDIRPGSNSSSLEGMTVVGTTLFFRADDGVNGIELWKSDGTAAGTVMVKDIRPGANRSLPSNMTVAGTTLFFNATDGVNGFELWKSDGTAAGTVMLKDIRPGANDSSFSSMTVVGTTLFFAANDGQGSELWKSDGTAAGTVMLKDIQPSGTNSVPSILAVVGTTLFFQANDGVSGVELWQSDGTEAGTVLVQDIFPGSTSSSPFNMTVVGTTLFFRAFGVKGIELWRINESPVAAPGGPYSVAEGSFITLDGSGSSDPDTRDTLTYTWDLDGDGVFGETGAAAGRGNETGPNPTFSAAALDGPTWVPVSLRVTDTGGLSHTATATINVTNVPPTASISGPTSGVRGQALSFAGNFTDPGAADTHTLAWTVVSGGTTVATGTGPLFTFTPTAAGTYTVTFTVTDDDGGVGTATRTVEVTAVGVQPDDCDPTKTALVIGGTAGNDTIRVTPAGNSGSVEVVINDVSQGTFSPTGRVVVYAQAGNDDVQVAGSITLSAWLYGGTGNDRLKGGGGSNDVLLGGDGDDLIVGGDGRDLLIGGTGADRIVGNAGDDILLAGVYLFEADSHKLCAVMKEWTRTDRTAAERVVALQNGGGLNESVVLDATSVVNDTAADVLTGSSGYDWFLFDSTRDRATDLSDEAFTSDLNFING
- a CDS encoding RNA polymerase sigma factor, with product MDATEFLRRQVISLAYRQLSAAELMTRASAGDVEAYIALVCLKFPVVAAVSRGVLGPVAAVEDVAQEVFVQLWRQREGIRSADAIDGWLAQTARNLALKLVTRESQQQAVGVEWWQRRGRVTETDLPDAAALVGELEQRLRQLIATRPGQEQQVLRAAEHAEGDAQAAASLGLSVNSYRVRLHRARQKLRRLLEKAGLLPGLVVGATVGGARRAGAAVAALWARRLGKVFLVTCVLTAGVAGGVAWQAQRVGPVAERHTAPVPTGGPVETLQARNLRIARDEVAGGVRDIFQKFYPPPHAVEVSCVRAFGSEVEVELRVTPPPPAITQLAAVSRGRYCVFRRKLRVDSQPAGQTGWYRMNSEKPIAIKLPSLSAAGREVVRGREEYAATERLFDRLPKDDRAEAEQLRQLFGPPGGEVLLPTGGLGTSSFPDGMILSADGGGLYVRDGAGSWRYAGECPGWFPVVADGQVFCFESGVIRSRPLAEPTAPWVRRCDEPPLGPGDRATGELFVAGGRLCMAMEPHGLNSRPLADPAAGWVRTTHPVQPSGFAVVGDSLYGKDVERLFERPAGQLDAAWVPAGPWPAGCLWLVADGTRLLAYGRGPGPIYARPVGAAADVPWTAVGRVHDPYQR